One stretch of Ipomoea triloba cultivar NCNSP0323 chromosome 8, ASM357664v1 DNA includes these proteins:
- the LOC116026705 gene encoding FCS-Like Zinc finger 1, with translation MDSGTGTARRRSCFFEDDEGLASILPDMEAGVSGNHHQSNSLVSTGPVYSQRRSSLRNLSSAAAVMGSPRSGGNGRCYYWSDGRFDESHCPQQSHFLDSCFLCRKPLDNRDIFMYRGDTPFCSEECRQEQIDMDESKEKRWNLSTSMKALRKKDQRRSTSPNKTSAQDYSFHTTNTVAAA, from the exons ATGGACTCTGGAACTGGAACAGCAAGGAGGAGGTCTTGCTTTTTTGAGGATGATGAGGGGCTTGCATCTATACTGCCAGATATGGAGGCTGGGGTTTCTGGGAATCATCATCAGAGTAACAGTCTGGTTTCTACTGGGCCGGTTTATTCTCAGAGAAGGAGTAGCTTGAGGAATCTCTCCTCTGCTGCTGCTGTGATGGGGTCTCCAAGATCTGGGGGAAATGGGAGGTGTTATTACTGGAGTGATGGGAGATTTGATGAATCTCACTGCCCACAACAATCCCATTTTCTGGACTCCTGCTTCCTCTGCAGAAAGCCCCTTGATAACAGAGACATCTTCATGTACAG AGGGGATACCCCATTCTGCAGTGAAGAGTGCAGGCAAGAGCAGATAGACATGGATGAATCCAAGGAGAAAAGATGGAATCTTTCTACTTCCATGAAAGCTTTGAGAAAAAAAGACCAAAGGAGATCAACTTCTCCAAACAAAACCTCTGCACAAGACTACTCTTTCCACACTACTAACACTGTTGCTGCTGCCTAA